One Pseudodesulfovibrio cashew DNA window includes the following coding sequences:
- a CDS encoding ATP-binding protein, which yields MKYFSSVRFILILIVLAGILPNLVVVFSAGLERRNNETEHAKRTILRLAEYYAYEQIQEFNRIKTILITLSKTTEVQSLDEAACNELFKYYRSANPTYANFAMIGPDGFAISSALPFKKPKDLSNRKEIIDALKTKRFSIGEYAIGRVSKVQILPVAYPVYNKQGRILCILLASLRLGGYEELFEKAHLPQGSFVGLVDSKGKRLYRYPVVEKKHVGTAIPAQVWDKLIHLKQEGMFTALAGDGRHIIFAARRIQYSAEQEPFLNIFVGTPEKDVLQKADIATIKYVTWAGIAFFLSVTLAYLIGKFAIHNRVKGLVTVAQRLGAGDFSARTGQGEDSGTFGKLFNAFDKMAEQLEQNIVERERGRIAAEKAAILEQANVRLQELDEIKSNLVSSISHELRTPLTSIRGFAKLTGKDFERYFKVLANNPQLEEKGDRICHNLAIIESEGDRLTRLINDFLDINRIEAGKEVWNDASFNPLEIIGKAAEAVSGQFSTNPNLQLLVDLPQSAPEIFADPDKIQQVLINLLNNACKFTKEGTVTVSFKTEGENIVVSVADTGIGIHESELSVIFEKFHKSQSDGAMRSDVRGTGLGLALCKEIVLHYKGNISVESIKDEGSVFTFTLPIATKD from the coding sequence ATGAAGTATTTCAGTTCAGTCAGATTTATTTTGATCCTCATTGTCCTAGCAGGCATATTGCCTAACTTGGTAGTGGTGTTCTCCGCCGGACTGGAACGAAGGAACAATGAGACTGAACACGCAAAACGAACAATACTCAGATTGGCAGAGTACTACGCCTACGAGCAGATACAGGAATTTAATCGCATTAAGACCATCCTTATCACTCTGAGCAAAACAACAGAAGTACAATCCCTGGATGAAGCCGCATGTAATGAATTATTCAAATACTATCGTTCCGCAAATCCGACTTATGCAAATTTTGCCATGATAGGGCCTGACGGATTTGCTATATCATCCGCCCTGCCATTCAAGAAACCAAAGGATCTGTCGAATCGAAAAGAAATTATTGATGCCTTGAAAACGAAAAGATTCTCCATCGGAGAATATGCAATCGGGAGGGTAAGTAAAGTTCAAATATTGCCAGTGGCATATCCTGTCTACAACAAACAAGGGAGAATATTGTGCATCTTGTTAGCGTCCCTGAGACTGGGGGGCTATGAAGAATTATTTGAAAAAGCCCATCTCCCTCAGGGGTCTTTTGTAGGTCTAGTCGATTCCAAGGGAAAACGTTTGTACAGGTATCCCGTTGTGGAGAAGAAACATGTCGGAACGGCGATCCCGGCCCAGGTTTGGGATAAACTGATTCATCTGAAACAAGAGGGAATGTTCACCGCGCTGGCGGGCGATGGCAGACACATCATCTTCGCTGCCCGCCGTATACAATACAGCGCCGAGCAAGAGCCGTTCCTCAATATTTTTGTCGGCACCCCTGAGAAGGACGTCCTCCAAAAAGCGGATATCGCCACCATCAAATACGTCACCTGGGCCGGCATAGCGTTTTTCCTCTCTGTCACACTGGCTTATCTTATTGGAAAATTTGCCATTCACAACCGAGTGAAGGGATTGGTTACCGTCGCTCAGCGATTGGGAGCCGGGGACTTTTCCGCACGGACCGGGCAAGGAGAAGACAGCGGAACTTTCGGCAAACTGTTCAACGCTTTTGATAAGATGGCGGAACAACTGGAGCAAAACATTGTCGAGCGAGAACGGGGCCGAATAGCTGCCGAGAAAGCGGCCATACTTGAACAAGCCAACGTTCGCCTGCAGGAGTTGGATGAAATCAAATCAAACCTGGTATCTTCAATTTCCCATGAACTTCGAACACCGCTGACTTCGATTAGGGGTTTTGCCAAGCTTACAGGGAAAGACTTCGAACGGTATTTCAAAGTATTGGCCAACAACCCTCAATTGGAGGAGAAAGGCGATCGCATCTGCCACAATTTGGCAATAATCGAATCCGAAGGGGATCGCCTGACCAGGTTGATCAACGATTTTCTGGATATCAACCGTATTGAGGCAGGAAAGGAAGTATGGAACGACGCGTCGTTTAACCCCCTCGAGATCATAGGCAAGGCCGCTGAAGCCGTATCCGGGCAGTTCTCCACCAATCCGAATTTGCAATTACTCGTGGATCTGCCCCAAAGTGCCCCTGAGATCTTTGCCGACCCGGACAAAATCCAGCAGGTCCTTATCAACCTTCTCAACAACGCCTGCAAATTCACCAAAGAAGGCACCGTCACGGTATCGTTCAAGACAGAAGGTGAGAACATTGTTGTTAGCGTGGCTGACACCGGGATTGGCATTCATGAAAGCGAGCTCTCAGTCATTTTTGAAAAATTCCATAAATCCCAATCAGATGGAGCAATGCGCAGCGACGTGCGCGGCACAGGGCTCGGCCTCGCTCTCTGCAAGGAAATAGTACTGCACTACAAGGGAAACATCTCAGTCGAGTCAATAAAGGATGAGGGGAGTGTCTTCACCTTTACCCTGCCGATAGCCACCAAGGATTAA
- a CDS encoding helix-turn-helix transcriptional regulator, with protein MSDFLGAYDAAFRTGSVPEEAILDYVERYKRFDSMVPEAASFYYLHEIGKKKIWFLGKLQAPTTGFSNEASLEMGVDFAFERFHPDDMWVILRHVYPAFDRILHATPREERRRVYAQYNYRLRHFSGEYRNLLERVYVLELDDAGLPSLLLANVSIIDYGKYFPVCFIGKHVMRSGVARVLDFKVFSQEDQVFDTVTAREIEVLRNLSLGKTSRQIAEDLFISKHTVDTHRRHLLGKLGCKSTVGLARFASAHGLV; from the coding sequence GTGAGCGATTTCCTCGGTGCGTATGATGCCGCCTTCAGGACCGGTTCAGTTCCGGAAGAGGCCATTCTGGACTATGTGGAGCGATACAAGCGCTTCGATTCCATGGTCCCTGAAGCCGCATCCTTTTATTATCTGCATGAGATCGGGAAGAAGAAAATCTGGTTCCTTGGCAAGCTTCAGGCTCCGACCACGGGGTTCAGCAACGAGGCTTCCCTGGAGATGGGAGTTGATTTCGCGTTCGAGCGGTTTCATCCGGATGACATGTGGGTCATCCTGCGGCACGTGTATCCGGCCTTCGACAGAATCCTCCATGCCACACCGCGAGAGGAGCGCAGGCGGGTGTACGCGCAGTACAACTACCGGCTTCGACATTTCTCCGGCGAGTACCGAAACCTGCTTGAGAGGGTCTATGTGCTGGAGCTGGACGACGCAGGGCTTCCTTCGCTGTTGCTGGCCAATGTCAGTATTATTGACTACGGAAAATATTTTCCCGTCTGCTTCATCGGCAAGCATGTCATGAGGTCCGGCGTTGCCAGGGTGCTTGATTTCAAGGTCTTCAGTCAGGAGGACCAGGTGTTCGACACCGTTACGGCGAGGGAAATAGAGGTGCTCCGCAACCTTTCCCTGGGCAAAACCAGTCGGCAGATAGCCGAGGACCTGTTCATCAGCAAGCATACGGTGGACACCCACCGCCGCCATCTGCTCGGCAAACTCGGCTGCAAGTCCACTGTAGGTCTCGCCAGGTTTGCCTCCGCTCACGGCCTGGTTTGA
- the selA gene encoding L-seryl-tRNA(Sec) selenium transferase → MSTLYRHLPSMDQVLEGATGDGDIAGLPRSLVKQHASAFLDLCREEIRSGVITDPTGLSLEVLLPRLKAYVRSHSRPHFRRVLNATGVVVHTNLGRSLLAKPAIEAVAEACGHYSNCEFDLATGKRGSRYSHVEQILCDITGAEAALVVNNNAAAVFIMLETLAKGKEVVVSRGQLVEIGGSFRIPDVMAKSGATLREVGATNRTHVYDYENAIGDETGALMRVHTSNFRVVGFTKEVGLAEMRALGDKYGLPVIEDLGSGSLYSLEGEGLLGEPTVQQVVAQGADVVSFSGDKVLGGPQAGIIVGRKEYIDRIKKNPVNRAMRIDKMTLAALEATLRLYLDMDEARRKVPTLRMITASKESLKAKARRLADAIRDELGDVAVVGLKKGVSRVGGGAFPEYDLPGTMVTFAANGISADDLREALLDTDPPLVARIEDDVFLLDARTLTSTELKLAASALKQAVDGLNKG, encoded by the coding sequence ATGAGCACACTCTACCGCCATCTGCCGTCCATGGACCAGGTTCTGGAAGGGGCGACCGGCGACGGCGACATCGCCGGATTGCCGAGGTCCCTGGTCAAACAACACGCGAGCGCATTCCTGGACCTCTGTCGCGAGGAAATCCGTTCGGGCGTGATCACCGACCCGACCGGGCTGTCGCTGGAGGTGCTGCTGCCGAGGTTGAAGGCCTACGTGCGGTCCCACTCGCGGCCTCACTTCCGCCGGGTGCTCAACGCCACGGGGGTTGTGGTGCATACCAACCTGGGCCGATCGCTGCTGGCCAAGCCCGCCATCGAGGCCGTGGCCGAGGCGTGCGGGCACTACTCCAACTGCGAGTTCGACCTGGCCACGGGCAAGCGGGGCAGCCGCTACTCCCATGTGGAGCAGATTCTCTGTGACATCACCGGGGCCGAGGCCGCTCTTGTGGTCAACAACAACGCGGCGGCTGTCTTCATCATGCTGGAGACCCTGGCCAAGGGAAAGGAAGTGGTGGTCTCGCGCGGTCAGCTTGTGGAGATCGGCGGCTCATTCCGCATTCCTGACGTCATGGCCAAGTCCGGGGCGACCCTGCGTGAGGTGGGCGCCACCAACCGGACCCACGTGTACGACTACGAGAACGCCATCGGCGACGAGACCGGGGCGCTCATGCGCGTGCACACCTCCAATTTCCGCGTGGTCGGGTTCACAAAGGAGGTGGGCCTGGCCGAAATGCGCGCTCTCGGCGACAAGTACGGCCTGCCGGTTATCGAGGACCTGGGCTCCGGCTCCCTCTATTCCCTTGAGGGCGAGGGGTTGCTGGGCGAGCCTACGGTGCAGCAGGTTGTGGCCCAGGGCGCGGACGTGGTCTCCTTCTCCGGCGACAAGGTGCTGGGTGGGCCTCAGGCCGGGATCATCGTCGGGCGCAAGGAGTACATCGATCGCATCAAGAAGAACCCGGTCAACCGCGCCATGCGCATCGACAAGATGACCCTGGCCGCGCTGGAGGCCACGCTGAGGCTCTACCTGGACATGGACGAGGCCCGGCGCAAGGTGCCGACCCTGCGTATGATCACTGCGTCGAAAGAGTCCCTCAAGGCCAAGGCGCGGCGACTGGCCGACGCCATTCGTGATGAACTGGGCGACGTGGCCGTGGTGGGACTGAAGAAGGGCGTGTCCCGCGTGGGCGGTGGCGCGTTCCCGGAGTACGACCTGCCCGGGACCATGGTCACCTTTGCCGCAAACGGAATTTCAGCGGACGACCTGCGGGAGGCGCTGCTCGACACCGATCCGCCGCTGGTGGCGCGCATCGAGGACGACGTCTTCCTGCTGGATGCCCGTACCCTGACCTCAACCGAACTCAAGCTGGCCGCCTCGGCACTGAAACAAGCTGTGGACGGTCTTAACAAAGGATAG
- a CDS encoding alpha/beta fold hydrolase, translating to MSKFDHENGQTVAVKGADIYYETKGTPDGEPLLLLHGGLGTMTDLNVFADELPACFLLISIDFRGHGKSTMGAAPLTYAQHQEDVEAVLAHLGVAETSIFGFSDGGIVGYRMAAQSPVRVRRLVTLGSHWRLQPDDPALPLLSGLTPEKWKSIFPDSVESYEKTNPQPDFDALVKAVVALWTDLTPTGYPNESIRSIQAPVLIARGDNDHLFSLEEAVELHGRIEGSGLLNIPYAGHAAYEDSPKVFINAVNAFLEKDLPTQ from the coding sequence ATGAGCAAATTTGACCACGAGAACGGGCAGACCGTGGCCGTAAAAGGGGCCGATATCTACTATGAGACAAAGGGCACCCCTGACGGGGAACCGCTTCTGCTGCTGCACGGCGGGCTCGGCACCATGACGGACCTGAACGTCTTCGCCGACGAACTGCCTGCGTGCTTTCTGCTTATCTCCATCGACTTTCGAGGCCACGGCAAGTCCACCATGGGAGCTGCGCCGCTGACCTACGCCCAACACCAGGAAGACGTTGAAGCGGTTCTGGCGCATCTCGGCGTTGCCGAAACCTCCATCTTCGGTTTCAGCGACGGAGGTATAGTGGGATACCGAATGGCTGCGCAAAGCCCGGTGCGCGTCCGGCGGTTGGTCACCCTGGGTTCCCACTGGAGACTGCAGCCTGACGATCCGGCTCTGCCCCTCCTGAGTGGCCTGACCCCCGAAAAATGGAAAAGTATTTTCCCCGATTCCGTGGAGAGCTATGAGAAGACCAACCCCCAGCCGGATTTCGATGCGCTGGTGAAAGCAGTCGTGGCCTTGTGGACGGACCTGACGCCAACGGGATACCCGAACGAGAGCATCCGCAGCATCCAGGCCCCGGTGCTGATTGCACGCGGCGACAACGATCATCTTTTCTCGCTTGAAGAGGCTGTTGAATTACACGGCCGGATAGAAGGCTCAGGCCTCCTCAACATCCCGTATGCCGGACACGCGGCTTACGAGGACTCGCCGAAAGTATTCATAAACGCCGTCAACGCCTTCCTGGAGAAAGACCTCCCGACACAATAG
- a CDS encoding aminopeptidase: protein MSKKDTLEYEPKSAWEVYTSKKDLKAMDAMAKSYVEFLSECKTERLVMDYVRAKVEKAGFVDDLRAPQALRFNRNKTCFLARKGKRPLSEGFRLLGAHADCPRLDLKQRPFYEDTDLALAKTHYYGGIRKYHWLAMQLALHGTVVKKDGTEVTVCIGEEPGEPIFTITDLLPHLAYKEVTKKVSDAFEAEKLNIIMGHSPSLPGKKDEDKAKDPVKLRMLELLNEKYGITEADFLSAEMQAVPAGPARFVGVDEAIIGSYGQDDRSSVFCALEALLAETEPEYAQIVLFWDKEEIGSEGATGAKSLFFEYCMEELVDAWEPGARLSKVMMNGSALSADVSAAMDPDHKDVYEPLNAARMGYGPCFNKFTGHRGKVGANDAHPDFIGWLRRIFDDAGIPWHMSELGKVDMGGGGTVAKFLAVYGMDVIDVGVPVLSMHSPFELSSKVDIYACTKAFREFLKN from the coding sequence ATGAGCAAGAAGGATACCCTGGAATACGAACCCAAGTCCGCCTGGGAGGTCTACACCTCCAAGAAGGACCTCAAGGCCATGGACGCCATGGCCAAGAGCTACGTGGAGTTTCTGAGCGAATGTAAAACCGAACGCCTGGTCATGGATTATGTCCGCGCCAAGGTGGAGAAGGCCGGTTTCGTGGACGACCTCAGGGCGCCGCAGGCCTTACGGTTTAATCGCAACAAGACCTGCTTCCTGGCCAGGAAGGGAAAACGCCCGCTGTCCGAGGGATTCCGTTTGCTTGGCGCGCACGCCGACTGCCCCAGACTGGACCTCAAGCAGCGCCCCTTTTACGAGGACACGGACCTGGCCCTGGCCAAGACCCACTACTACGGCGGCATCCGCAAGTACCACTGGCTGGCCATGCAGCTCGCTCTGCACGGCACCGTGGTCAAGAAAGATGGCACCGAAGTCACCGTGTGCATCGGCGAGGAGCCGGGCGAACCGATTTTCACCATCACCGACCTGCTGCCGCACCTGGCCTACAAGGAAGTGACCAAGAAGGTCTCCGACGCCTTTGAGGCAGAGAAGCTCAACATCATCATGGGCCACAGCCCGTCCCTGCCCGGCAAGAAGGACGAGGACAAGGCCAAGGATCCTGTCAAGCTGCGCATGCTGGAGCTGCTCAACGAGAAGTACGGCATCACCGAGGCGGACTTCCTCAGCGCAGAGATGCAGGCGGTTCCGGCCGGTCCGGCTCGCTTCGTTGGCGTGGATGAGGCCATCATCGGCTCCTACGGCCAGGACGACCGCTCCAGCGTGTTCTGCGCCCTGGAGGCTTTGCTGGCCGAGACTGAGCCCGAATACGCCCAGATCGTGCTCTTCTGGGACAAGGAGGAGATCGGCTCCGAGGGGGCCACGGGCGCCAAGTCCCTGTTCTTCGAGTATTGCATGGAGGAACTGGTGGACGCCTGGGAACCGGGCGCACGCCTCTCCAAGGTGATGATGAACGGCTCGGCCCTGTCCGCCGACGTGTCCGCGGCCATGGATCCGGACCACAAGGACGTGTACGAGCCGCTCAACGCCGCGCGCATGGGCTACGGCCCCTGTTTCAACAAGTTCACCGGCCACCGAGGCAAGGTCGGGGCCAACGACGCCCACCCGGATTTCATCGGCTGGCTGCGCCGCATCTTCGACGACGCGGGCATCCCCTGGCACATGTCCGAGCTGGGCAAGGTGGACATGGGCGGCGGCGGCACCGTGGCCAAGTTTCTGGCCGTGTACGGCATGGACGTCATCGACGTGGGTGTGCCCGTGCTCTCCATGCACTCCCCGTTCGAGCTCTCCAGCAAGGTGGACATCTACGCCTGCACCAAGGCGTTTCGAGAGTTCCTCAAGAACTGA
- a CDS encoding transporter substrate-binding protein yields MSTFIPIGILHSQSGPMAIEEQPLVDAALLAVDTINDRGGVLGREVRPVIADGASDDATFATEAQKLIRDHGVCALFGCWTSSSRKAVLPVVEREDSLLWYPVQYEGLEQSRNIVYTGSCMNQQIAPAVEWALSMGRRRIAFVGSDYVFPRTANKLVASMLAATDARLVYESYHPLTCRDFTSILPSLRASRPDLIINTINGIGNISLLEQLQSVPELAKPDLVCSLSCTENLFSRLSKGAEGQLACWGYFASADSRTDMDFVSRFRSEKDQIPSDPTATAYSQILLWASIASRIESIVPADVRANLAGSAVESPLGRLEIQDNQHVLRSALIGRNNGQGQFDILWQSDGPIPPLPWFGVTETELPYKELIFQVLSDLPEDITIQARLESEIATRQEMAVAMAKNQSRLEETEKIARIGAFERNLKTGEGYWSDMLFQLLGHAPGAFIPSLEALESHFVEEDRADFHQTFYASLIDGKGLDHQWRIQRADGAIRYVQIHSAILRDNEGNIDRYHGTVMDITERALAEEALRLSEREMRLLAETDGLTGIFNRRKFLELTTREIERSKRYPSPFTLIMFDVDRFKAINDTYGHNVGDLVLQNIVECTRQLIRDVDILGRIGGEEFALALPQTDLDGAGVLAERIRSAVEECETITHDTKLSCTISLGVAELKGCAEDVDSILKAADLALYRAKNTGRNRVEFMVGSDLDVACTLDPAT; encoded by the coding sequence ATGTCAACGTTCATCCCCATAGGCATTCTCCACTCCCAAAGCGGCCCCATGGCCATCGAGGAACAGCCGTTGGTCGACGCGGCGCTTCTGGCCGTGGATACCATCAATGACCGGGGAGGAGTCCTGGGCCGTGAAGTCCGTCCCGTCATCGCCGATGGGGCTTCGGATGACGCCACCTTCGCCACGGAAGCGCAGAAGCTCATCCGGGACCACGGTGTCTGCGCCCTGTTCGGCTGCTGGACTTCCTCCTCGCGCAAGGCGGTCCTGCCGGTGGTCGAACGGGAGGACTCACTGCTCTGGTATCCCGTCCAGTACGAAGGCCTGGAACAGTCCAGAAACATCGTCTACACGGGCAGTTGCATGAATCAGCAGATCGCCCCGGCGGTGGAATGGGCTCTCTCCATGGGCAGGCGACGCATAGCTTTCGTGGGCTCGGACTACGTTTTTCCCCGCACGGCCAACAAGCTTGTGGCCTCCATGTTGGCCGCGACGGATGCGCGCCTTGTATACGAGAGCTATCACCCGCTGACATGCCGGGATTTCACTTCAATCCTCCCCTCCCTGAGAGCAAGCAGGCCGGACCTGATCATCAACACCATAAACGGCATCGGAAACATCTCCCTGCTTGAGCAGCTACAGTCGGTTCCGGAGCTTGCCAAACCGGACCTCGTCTGCTCCCTGAGTTGCACCGAGAATCTCTTCTCAAGGCTTTCGAAAGGAGCAGAGGGACAACTGGCCTGCTGGGGCTATTTCGCATCCGCAGATTCCCGAACCGACATGGACTTTGTCTCGCGGTTCAGGAGCGAGAAAGACCAGATCCCATCCGATCCCACCGCAACCGCGTACAGCCAGATACTGCTCTGGGCATCCATAGCAAGCCGCATAGAATCGATAGTCCCGGCTGACGTCCGAGCCAATCTTGCCGGAAGCGCGGTGGAGAGCCCCCTGGGGCGGCTGGAAATCCAGGACAACCAGCATGTTCTTCGCAGCGCTTTGATCGGACGAAATAACGGACAAGGCCAATTCGACATCCTGTGGCAAAGCGACGGTCCGATCCCCCCGCTGCCGTGGTTTGGCGTTACCGAGACCGAATTGCCATATAAAGAATTGATATTTCAGGTCCTGAGCGATCTACCCGAAGACATAACCATACAGGCCCGCCTCGAATCCGAGATAGCAACCCGCCAGGAGATGGCGGTAGCCATGGCCAAGAACCAAAGCAGGCTTGAAGAAACGGAAAAGATAGCCAGGATCGGAGCATTCGAGAGGAACCTGAAGACCGGCGAGGGATACTGGTCCGACATGCTGTTCCAGTTGCTCGGTCATGCTCCGGGAGCATTCATCCCCAGCCTGGAAGCCCTAGAGAGTCATTTTGTCGAAGAAGATCGGGCGGACTTCCATCAGACGTTTTACGCATCCCTGATTGATGGCAAGGGGCTGGACCACCAATGGCGCATCCAACGAGCGGACGGAGCGATCCGATACGTTCAGATACACTCCGCAATCCTGCGGGACAACGAGGGCAACATCGACAGGTACCATGGGACCGTCATGGACATTACCGAACGGGCCCTTGCGGAGGAAGCCCTCAGGCTCAGCGAGCGGGAAATGCGTCTCCTCGCCGAGACCGACGGTTTGACCGGCATCTTCAACCGCCGGAAGTTCCTGGAGCTGACCACAAGGGAAATAGAGCGGTCAAAACGCTACCCCTCTCCCTTCACCCTCATCATGTTCGATGTGGACCGGTTCAAGGCGATCAACGACACATACGGGCACAATGTGGGCGACTTGGTTCTCCAGAACATCGTGGAATGCACCAGACAGTTGATCCGCGACGTGGACATTCTGGGCAGAATAGGTGGGGAGGAATTCGCCCTTGCTCTGCCCCAAACTGACCTGGACGGAGCGGGGGTCCTGGCGGAACGTATTCGCAGTGCGGTGGAAGAGTGTGAAACGATCACCCATGATACCAAGCTGTCCTGCACCATCAGTCTGGGGGTAGCCGAACTGAAGGGATGCGCCGAAGACGTCGACAGCATCCTCAAGGCCGCCGATCTCGCGCTCTACCGCGCCAAGAACACGGGACGCAACCGTGTGGAATTCATGGTCGGCTCAGACCTTGATGTCGCGTGTACGCTTGACCCAGCCACCTGA
- a CDS encoding PilZ domain-containing protein yields the protein MERRMRPRISPVERVLAILEGQSAPEEVVDFSASGIRVTNGNRLPPGRRLWVDLIINEELCACGIPGTVRWARGTTAGIDLKHADELQMQCCRNMETRLMCR from the coding sequence ATGGAACGGAGGATGCGCCCGAGAATAAGCCCGGTGGAAAGGGTCTTGGCAATCCTGGAAGGACAAAGCGCCCCTGAAGAGGTGGTCGACTTTTCCGCCTCGGGGATCAGGGTGACCAACGGAAACCGCCTGCCGCCGGGGAGACGGCTATGGGTGGACCTGATCATCAACGAGGAATTATGCGCCTGCGGTATTCCCGGCACGGTCCGCTGGGCGCGCGGCACCACAGCGGGCATCGACCTGAAGCACGCAGACGAACTCCAGATGCAATGCTGCCGGAACATGGAAACTCGCCTCATGTGCAGATGA
- a CDS encoding bifunctional folylpolyglutamate synthase/dihydrofolate synthase, whose protein sequence is MTHFKDYSELSDYMDRLGLFSMDLTLDRMKRFREAHGAFGFPVVHVVGTNGKGSTVTFLCSIARTHGWKVGTFTSPHFLTPRERIQINRAPLPPETWVELANAVLDTPGGGELTYFEFQTCLAMLAFERADVDLAIMEAGLGGRFDATNVFEPYLTLFTPIGMDHEKILGPTLADIARDKAGAIRRGGVALTGPQEPEAMVALQDRAEAQGARLMFAVDLADPVEGNLGVKGMHQAVNARLALAGWRWIAADRGERSLLQSERFGMMSAFLPGRMQRVEADGLSLILDGAHNGHALRALAASLHADDIKPRAVIFACLADKDAAPMVELLKGLGNGPIVVPAMENERASDASALAASIGDRAEAAPSMAAAIERCRDVDGPILICGSLYLLAEFYTLYPEFLTP, encoded by the coding sequence GTGACTCATTTCAAAGATTATTCTGAACTCTCGGACTACATGGACAGGCTCGGCCTGTTCAGCATGGACCTGACGCTGGACCGCATGAAACGGTTCCGGGAGGCGCACGGCGCTTTCGGATTCCCCGTGGTGCATGTGGTCGGCACCAACGGCAAGGGTTCGACCGTCACCTTCCTCTGTTCCATCGCCCGCACCCACGGGTGGAAGGTGGGCACGTTTACCTCGCCTCACTTTCTCACGCCGCGGGAGCGCATCCAGATAAACCGGGCGCCGCTGCCGCCCGAGACCTGGGTGGAGCTGGCCAACGCCGTGCTGGATACGCCGGGCGGCGGGGAGCTCACCTATTTCGAATTTCAGACCTGCCTGGCCATGCTTGCCTTCGAGCGGGCGGACGTTGATCTTGCGATCATGGAGGCCGGGCTCGGCGGCAGGTTTGACGCCACCAACGTGTTCGAGCCCTATCTGACGCTGTTCACGCCCATCGGCATGGATCATGAGAAGATTCTCGGGCCCACCCTCGCCGATATCGCCAGAGACAAGGCCGGGGCTATCCGCAGGGGCGGCGTGGCCCTGACCGGACCGCAGGAGCCCGAGGCCATGGTCGCGCTTCAGGACCGCGCCGAGGCACAGGGCGCGCGCCTCATGTTTGCCGTGGACCTCGCCGATCCGGTTGAGGGCAACCTCGGCGTCAAGGGCATGCACCAGGCCGTCAACGCCAGACTGGCCCTGGCCGGGTGGCGCTGGATAGCGGCGGACAGGGGAGAGCGGAGTCTGCTCCAGTCAGAGCGCTTCGGTATGATGTCCGCCTTTTTGCCGGGCCGCATGCAGCGGGTGGAGGCCGACGGTCTCAGCCTGATCCTCGACGGTGCGCACAACGGTCACGCCCTGCGGGCGCTGGCCGCCTCCCTGCATGCCGACGACATCAAGCCCCGCGCGGTGATTTTTGCCTGTCTGGCGGACAAGGACGCCGCTCCCATGGTGGAACTGCTCAAGGGGCTGGGCAACGGCCCCATCGTGGTCCCGGCCATGGAGAACGAGCGGGCATCGGATGCCTCCGCGCTGGCTGCTTCCATCGGCGACAGGGCTGAAGCCGCGCCGTCCATGGCTGCCGCCATAGAGCGGTGCAGGGATGTGGACGGGCCCATCCTGATCTGCGGTTCCTTGTATTTGCTCGCCGAGTTCTATACCTTGTATCCTGAATTTCTAACCCCCTGA
- a CDS encoding nidogen-like domain-containing protein — protein MHKRVGIVCFLALFLAVAGMVTAANAAAVRTGLFDGNVLGANDDGSTGLVNIGFTANFFGNTHSQLYVNNNGNVTFDYALSTYTPYGITGGSLAMLAPFFADVDTRSGNEVTYGQDLLGGLNAFGVNWIDVGYYSQHTDLLNSFQLVLIDRSDIGAGDFDIEFNYDQILWETGDASDGTGGMGGDSAHAGWTNGIGDYYEFAGSGVNGALLDGGAYALTESSNVGVEGRYLFTVRNGAVAPIDPIRPVATPEPSTFLLLGAGLLGLLGIARKRFA, from the coding sequence ATGCACAAACGGGTAGGCATTGTTTGTTTTCTAGCTTTGTTTTTGGCCGTTGCGGGCATGGTCACGGCCGCCAACGCTGCGGCAGTCCGCACAGGTCTGTTTGACGGAAACGTCCTTGGGGCGAATGACGACGGTTCCACTGGACTTGTCAACATCGGCTTCACCGCCAATTTCTTCGGGAACACGCACAGTCAGCTATACGTAAACAACAACGGTAACGTAACGTTTGATTACGCGCTGTCCACCTATACTCCCTACGGCATTACCGGTGGGTCACTGGCAATGCTTGCGCCGTTTTTCGCGGATGTGGATACCCGCTCGGGCAATGAGGTCACCTATGGTCAGGACCTGCTGGGCGGATTGAATGCATTCGGCGTGAACTGGATCGACGTCGGGTATTATAGCCAACATACGGATTTGCTGAACAGCTTCCAGTTGGTGCTGATTGATCGCAGCGACATTGGCGCGGGCGATTTCGACATCGAATTCAACTATGACCAGATCCTGTGGGAAACCGGTGACGCCTCTGACGGTACTGGCGGTATGGGAGGCGACTCCGCTCATGCGGGATGGACCAACGGTATCGGCGACTACTACGAGTTTGCCGGCAGCGGCGTCAACGGCGCTCTGCTGGATGGCGGCGCTTACGCGCTGACCGAGAGCAGCAACGTAGGTGTCGAGGGACGCTACCTGTTTACAGTTCGCAACGGCGCGGTAGCTCCGATCGACCCCATCCGTCCGGTCGCCACTCCCGAGCCCTCCACCTTCCTGCTCCTGGGAGCGGGGCTGCTGGGGCTGCTTGGCATCGCCAGGAAGCGGTTCGCCTAG